In Synergistota bacterium, the genomic stretch AATCACGCGGAAAAAGAAAGAAGAAAGAAAAGAAAACAGTACTATCTGGGATTGCTCATATAAAGGCTACTTTTAACAATACCATTGTAGCCATAACAGATAAGGAAGGAAATCTTTTATGTTGGGCAAGTGGAGGAACGGTAGGTTACAAAGGAACAAGAAAATCTACTCCTTATGCTGCTCAGCTAGCAGCTGAACAAGCAGCAAAGAAGGCTATAGATCAATATGGGATGAGAGAAATCGATGTATGTGTTAAAGGACCTGGAGCTGGTAGAGAAGCAGCTATAAGATCTTTGCAAGCTGCAGGATTAGAAATTAAAACTATTAAGGATGTTACTCCTATTCCCCATGATGGTTGTCGTCCTCCATCAAGGCGCAGAGTATAATCCTGAAAGGAGGTTATAACTTTAATGAGTAAGTATATTGGTCCAATATGCAGGTTATGCAGAACTGAGGGGGTCAAGCTATTTTTAAAAGGAGAAAAATGTTCTTCAGATAAGTGTCCCTTATCTAGAAGACCATTCTTTCCCGGAATGCACGGTAGAGAAAGAAAAAGAAAGCTAACAGAATATGGATTAAGACTAAGAGAAAAACAAAAGCTAAAGAAAATATATGGAATGAGAGAAGAGCAGTTTGAGAAATTTTTTGAAATTGCAGCAAAACAAAAGGGAATGACCGGTGACAATCTTTTAAGGTTGCTTGAAAGAAGACTTGATAACATAATTTTCAGACTTGGTTTTGCACCAAGTAGAAGAGCAGCTCGTCAAATTGTTAATCACGGACATATCCTAGTTAATGGTAGAAAGGTCACAGTGCCTTCATATTTAGTTAACCCGGGAGATGTAATAGAAGTAAAACCTAAAAGTAGAGAATCAGAATTATTTAAACACCTTCCTGAATCAGTAAACCCTGCTTCCATTCCTTCTTGGCTTGAAGTTGACATAAATAACTTTAAAGGAAGAGTCGTAAACTTACCCGAAGTAGATCAGATAGACACTGCAAAACTAGTTAATATGCAGTTAGTTGTAGAATTCTACTCCCGTTAGGAGGTTTTAAAGGATGAAACTTTTGACACCTCATATAGAAAGCAGGGTCTTAGACTCAAAATATGGATTATTTATTGT encodes the following:
- the rpsK gene encoding 30S ribosomal protein S11 produces the protein MAQTKSRGKRKKKEKKTVLSGIAHIKATFNNTIVAITDKEGNLLCWASGGTVGYKGTRKSTPYAAQLAAEQAAKKAIDQYGMREIDVCVKGPGAGREAAIRSLQAAGLEIKTIKDVTPIPHDGCRPPSRRRV
- the rpsD gene encoding 30S ribosomal protein S4, with product MSKYIGPICRLCRTEGVKLFLKGEKCSSDKCPLSRRPFFPGMHGRERKRKLTEYGLRLREKQKLKKIYGMREEQFEKFFEIAAKQKGMTGDNLLRLLERRLDNIIFRLGFAPSRRAARQIVNHGHILVNGRKVTVPSYLVNPGDVIEVKPKSRESELFKHLPESVNPASIPSWLEVDINNFKGRVVNLPEVDQIDTAKLVNMQLVVEFYSR